In one Cygnus atratus isolate AKBS03 ecotype Queensland, Australia chromosome 14, CAtr_DNAZoo_HiC_assembly, whole genome shotgun sequence genomic region, the following are encoded:
- the PPP2R2B gene encoding serine/threonine-protein phosphatase 2A 55 kDa regulatory subunit B beta isoform isoform X2: MEEDVETRKINSSFLRDHSYATEADIISTVEFNHTGELLATGDKGGRVVIFQREQESKNQPHRRGEYNVYSTFQSHEPEFDYLKSLEIEEKINKIRWLPQQNAAYFLLSTNDKTVKLWKVSERDKRPEGYNLKDEDGRLRDPSMITTLRVPVLRPMDLMVEATPRRVFANAHTYHINSISVNSDYETYMSADDLRINLWNFEITNQSFNIVDIKPANMEELTEVITAAEFHPHHCNTFVYSSSKGTIRLCDMRTSALCDRHAKFFEEPEDPSNRSFFSEIISSISDVKFSHSGRYIMTRDYLTVKVWDLNMENRPIETYQVHDYLRSKLCSLYENDCIFDKFECVWNGSDSVIMTGSYNNFFRMFDRNTKRDVTLEASRENSKPRAILKPRKVCVGGKRRKDEISVDSLDFSKKILHTAWHPSENIIAVAATNNLYIFQDKVN, from the exons ctgacATTATCTCTACAGTTGAATTCAACCACACAGGAGAATTACTAGCAACAGGGGACAAGGGGGGTCGGGTTGTAATATTTCAGCGTGAGCAGGAG AGCAAAAACCAACCCCATCGCAGGGGAGAATACAATGTTTACAGCACTTTCCAGAGCCACGAGCCAGAGTTCGATTACCTGAAGAGTTTGGAGATAGAAGAGAAGATCAATAAAATACGATGGCTCCCACAGCAAAATGCAGCCTATTTCCTGCTCTCCACCAACG ATAAAACTGTGAAGCTATGGAAAGTCAGTGAGCGAGACAAGAGGCCGGAGGGATACAACCTCAAGGATGAAGACGGACGCCTCCGAGACCCCTCCATGATTACCACACTGCGG GTGCCCGTGCTCAGGCCCATGGACCTGATGGTGGAGGCCACTCCCAGGAGGGTGTTTGCCAACGCTCACACATACCACATCAACTCCATATCTGTCAACAGTGACTACGAGACCTACATGTCGGCAGACGACTTGAGGATAAACCTGTGGAACTTTGAAATCACGAATCAAAGTTTCA ACATCGTGGACATCAAGCCAGCCAACATGGAGGAGCTGACAGAGGTGATCACTGCCGCTGAGTTCCACCCACACCACTGCAACACTTTTgtctacagcagcagcaaaggcaccATCCGACTGTGCGACATGCGCACCTCCGCCCTCTGTGACCGCCACGCCAAGT tTTTTGAGGAGCCCGAAGACCCAAGTAACCGGTCGTTCTTTTCTGAGATCATCTCCTCGATCTCCGATGTCAAATTCAGCCACAGCGGGAGGTACATCATGACCAGGGACTATCTAACCGTCAAAGTGTGGGACCTGAACATGGAGAACCGGCCCATCGAGACTTACCAG GTCCACGACTACCTGCGAAGCAAGCTGTGCTCGCTGTACGAGAATGACTGCATCTTCGACAAGTTCGAGTGCGTGTGGAACGGCTCCGACAG cgtCATCATGACCGGCTCCTACAACAACTTCTTCCGCATGTTCGACCGCAACACCAAGCGCGATGTGACGCTGGAGGCCTCGCGGGAGAACAGCAAGCCCCGGGCCATCCTCAAGCCCCGCAAGGTCTGCGTGGGCGGCAAGCggagaaaagatgaaattagTGTGGACagtttggacttcagcaaaaaGATCTTGCATACAGCTTGGCACCCTTCAGAAAATATCATTGCCGTGGCAGCAACAAATAACCTGTATATATTCCAGGACAAGGTTAACTAG
- the PPP2R2B gene encoding serine/threonine-protein phosphatase 2A 55 kDa regulatory subunit B beta isoform isoform X1, which translates to MVLLPFFNYRFRKMKCFSRYLSYIFRPATSILSCSCHTEADIISTVEFNHTGELLATGDKGGRVVIFQREQESKNQPHRRGEYNVYSTFQSHEPEFDYLKSLEIEEKINKIRWLPQQNAAYFLLSTNDKTVKLWKVSERDKRPEGYNLKDEDGRLRDPSMITTLRVPVLRPMDLMVEATPRRVFANAHTYHINSISVNSDYETYMSADDLRINLWNFEITNQSFNIVDIKPANMEELTEVITAAEFHPHHCNTFVYSSSKGTIRLCDMRTSALCDRHAKFFEEPEDPSNRSFFSEIISSISDVKFSHSGRYIMTRDYLTVKVWDLNMENRPIETYQVHDYLRSKLCSLYENDCIFDKFECVWNGSDSVIMTGSYNNFFRMFDRNTKRDVTLEASRENSKPRAILKPRKVCVGGKRRKDEISVDSLDFSKKILHTAWHPSENIIAVAATNNLYIFQDKVN; encoded by the exons ctgacATTATCTCTACAGTTGAATTCAACCACACAGGAGAATTACTAGCAACAGGGGACAAGGGGGGTCGGGTTGTAATATTTCAGCGTGAGCAGGAG AGCAAAAACCAACCCCATCGCAGGGGAGAATACAATGTTTACAGCACTTTCCAGAGCCACGAGCCAGAGTTCGATTACCTGAAGAGTTTGGAGATAGAAGAGAAGATCAATAAAATACGATGGCTCCCACAGCAAAATGCAGCCTATTTCCTGCTCTCCACCAACG ATAAAACTGTGAAGCTATGGAAAGTCAGTGAGCGAGACAAGAGGCCGGAGGGATACAACCTCAAGGATGAAGACGGACGCCTCCGAGACCCCTCCATGATTACCACACTGCGG GTGCCCGTGCTCAGGCCCATGGACCTGATGGTGGAGGCCACTCCCAGGAGGGTGTTTGCCAACGCTCACACATACCACATCAACTCCATATCTGTCAACAGTGACTACGAGACCTACATGTCGGCAGACGACTTGAGGATAAACCTGTGGAACTTTGAAATCACGAATCAAAGTTTCA ACATCGTGGACATCAAGCCAGCCAACATGGAGGAGCTGACAGAGGTGATCACTGCCGCTGAGTTCCACCCACACCACTGCAACACTTTTgtctacagcagcagcaaaggcaccATCCGACTGTGCGACATGCGCACCTCCGCCCTCTGTGACCGCCACGCCAAGT tTTTTGAGGAGCCCGAAGACCCAAGTAACCGGTCGTTCTTTTCTGAGATCATCTCCTCGATCTCCGATGTCAAATTCAGCCACAGCGGGAGGTACATCATGACCAGGGACTATCTAACCGTCAAAGTGTGGGACCTGAACATGGAGAACCGGCCCATCGAGACTTACCAG GTCCACGACTACCTGCGAAGCAAGCTGTGCTCGCTGTACGAGAATGACTGCATCTTCGACAAGTTCGAGTGCGTGTGGAACGGCTCCGACAG cgtCATCATGACCGGCTCCTACAACAACTTCTTCCGCATGTTCGACCGCAACACCAAGCGCGATGTGACGCTGGAGGCCTCGCGGGAGAACAGCAAGCCCCGGGCCATCCTCAAGCCCCGCAAGGTCTGCGTGGGCGGCAAGCggagaaaagatgaaattagTGTGGACagtttggacttcagcaaaaaGATCTTGCATACAGCTTGGCACCCTTCAGAAAATATCATTGCCGTGGCAGCAACAAATAACCTGTATATATTCCAGGACAAGGTTAACTAG